Proteins from a single region of Desulfovibrio sp.:
- a CDS encoding LuxR C-terminal-related transcriptional regulator — MADSSKAEGSSPSKTSPRVRRSSGRPRGGEDSLRAGDLCRDRGRLAEALGLYAEVRAYDRILALDLSPVLFEKTGGTPFFRIALDIAEHCPEEIRREHPLAMLCVAWTLKVAGLDAAFGKVLDDLDERLEESGPLRAEWLLVSAYRHFPRAAEMLPNIREASALFNGACSQVILPEAPWCSGDYCQLAEFHLRPGEADREAEALEEFIPLYSRLTGGHGSGADALFRAEVAYHRGDMATAEIYAYKAAFLAESSRQSVILLGTAKVLADIALLKADAEGWRRAVKAMDRAASSPGQTAWVVRMALDTVRGAILAELQQQIRIAGWLKDGDFSSLPLFPPMRNNALYAHVVYLLNQGEITRFIGTLEAIPEEVARKTAFSEFLFLLFMALGYSLLGKRGQAADFLERAAEKALPDGFVLSLAVCSIQTLQGLTEELIKKRYPTHLEAFITARARYGTGWEALRHAVARGVLPADLTARECEVALLAAEGLRNGEIAERLLVTENTVRAHLRTIFHKLDIDRRAKLK, encoded by the coding sequence CAAGACGTCGCCCCGTGTACGCCGTTCTTCCGGTCGCCCCAGGGGCGGCGAGGATTCTCTGCGCGCGGGCGACCTCTGCCGCGACCGGGGCAGGCTCGCCGAAGCTTTGGGGCTGTATGCCGAAGTACGCGCGTATGACCGCATACTCGCCCTGGATCTTTCCCCTGTCCTTTTTGAAAAGACCGGCGGCACGCCCTTTTTCAGGATTGCCCTGGATATCGCGGAGCATTGCCCGGAAGAAATCAGGCGCGAGCATCCTCTGGCCATGCTGTGCGTCGCCTGGACACTCAAGGTTGCGGGCCTGGACGCCGCTTTTGGCAAGGTGCTGGATGACCTGGACGAGCGGCTTGAAGAAAGCGGGCCCTTGAGGGCGGAGTGGCTGCTTGTGTCGGCCTACCGCCATTTTCCCCGCGCGGCCGAAATGCTCCCGAACATTCGCGAAGCCTCGGCCCTGTTTAACGGCGCATGCTCACAAGTGATCCTGCCTGAAGCTCCCTGGTGCTCCGGCGACTACTGCCAGCTTGCGGAGTTCCACCTCCGGCCGGGTGAAGCTGATCGTGAGGCCGAAGCCCTTGAGGAATTCATTCCCCTCTATTCCCGGCTGACCGGCGGCCATGGCAGCGGCGCGGATGCGCTCTTTCGCGCCGAGGTCGCCTACCACAGAGGGGATATGGCCACGGCGGAGATCTACGCCTACAAGGCGGCATTTCTGGCCGAAAGCAGTCGGCAGAGCGTTATTCTGCTCGGAACAGCCAAGGTGCTGGCCGACATCGCGCTGCTCAAAGCCGACGCGGAAGGTTGGCGGCGCGCCGTCAAGGCCATGGATCGCGCCGCATCCAGCCCCGGACAAACGGCCTGGGTGGTGCGGATGGCACTGGATACGGTTCGCGGCGCTATTTTGGCCGAGTTGCAACAGCAGATCCGCATCGCCGGCTGGCTGAAGGACGGCGATTTTTCTTCCCTGCCGCTTTTTCCTCCCATGCGCAACAACGCGCTGTACGCGCATGTGGTCTATCTGCTCAACCAGGGGGAAATCACGCGCTTCATCGGGACGCTGGAGGCCATCCCGGAGGAGGTAGCCAGGAAAACCGCTTTTTCGGAATTTCTGTTCCTGCTCTTCATGGCTCTGGGGTATTCCCTGCTGGGCAAGCGCGGTCAGGCTGCGGACTTTCTGGAGCGCGCCGCCGAAAAGGCCCTGCCTGACGGTTTTGTGCTGTCCCTGGCCGTATGCTCCATACAGACTCTCCAGGGCCTGACAGAAGAACTGATCAAGAAAAGGTACCCCACGCATCTTGAGGCTTTCATCACGGCCAGGGCGCGATACGGCACCGGCTGGGAGGCCTTGCGCCACGCCGTTGCCAGGGGGGTGTTGCCCGCCGATTTGACCGCGCGGGAATGCGAGGTCGCGCTGCTGGCTGCCGAGGGCCTGCGCAATGGTGAAATTGCGGAACGGCTTTTGGTTACGGAAAACACGGTGCGCGCGCACCTGCGCACGATCTTCCACAAACTGGATATCGACCGCCGCGCAAAACTCAAATAA
- a CDS encoding diaminopimelate dehydrogenase: MNPIKVAVHGLGNIGKGVIDCLLSANDFDCLGVVRRAPSVGTQAFSLRGLPDYASIDALMAARGKPDVAVICGPSRNVPADVRHYLEKGINTVDSFDIHSEIPQLVADLDQAAKASGRTSITAAGWDPGTDSVLRALFEAMTPVGTTFTNFGRGRSMGHSVAARSIAGVANACSITIPVGGGKHSRLVYVLPAAGASFADIKQRIAADPYFSSDPLDVREVGSQQELDSVADNSHGVLMERIGASGSTSNQRLSFDMRIDNPALTAQVLVSCARATTRLAPGCHTLIDVPPVALLAGDRMKHIARLV, from the coding sequence ATGAATCCAATTAAAGTTGCCGTGCATGGCCTGGGCAATATCGGCAAGGGCGTCATAGACTGCCTGCTCAGCGCCAATGATTTTGACTGTCTGGGCGTGGTGCGGCGTGCCCCCTCGGTGGGCACGCAGGCATTTTCGCTGCGGGGGCTGCCAGACTATGCCTCCATTGACGCCCTTATGGCGGCCAGGGGCAAACCTGATGTTGCAGTAATATGTGGCCCTTCACGCAATGTTCCGGCCGATGTCCGTCATTACCTGGAAAAGGGCATCAATACGGTGGACAGTTTTGATATCCATTCGGAAATCCCCCAACTGGTCGCAGATCTGGATCAGGCGGCCAAGGCATCTGGCCGGACGAGCATAACAGCGGCCGGGTGGGATCCAGGGACGGATTCAGTCCTGCGCGCGCTTTTTGAAGCCATGACCCCGGTGGGAACCACCTTTACCAACTTTGGGCGCGGTCGCTCCATGGGGCACTCCGTTGCGGCGCGGTCCATCGCCGGAGTGGCAAACGCCTGCTCCATCACAATTCCTGTTGGCGGCGGCAAACATTCACGGCTGGTGTACGTCCTTCCCGCTGCCGGAGCTTCTTTTGCAGACATCAAGCAGAGAATCGCCGCTGACCCCTATTTCAGCAGTGACCCCCTGGATGTCCGCGAAGTGGGCAGCCAGCAAGAACTGGATTCTGTGGCTGACAACTCTCACGGCGTGCTTATGGAGCGCATTGGCGCTTCCGGGAGCACCTCCAACCAGCGCCTGAGCTTTGACATGCGCATAGACAACCCTGCCCTGACGGCGCAAGTGCTGGTGTCCTGCGCCAGGGCCACCACGCGCCTTGCTCCCGGTTGCCATACGCTGATTGATGTGCCGCCGGTGGCCTTGCTTGCTGGTGACCGGATGAAGCATATTGCCAGACTGGTTTAG
- a CDS encoding DUF2333 family protein — translation MKLPSLPPIVKFQVVVKTLAIQAAILLGILFLLWGLQRAYSAIDATTFPDPMPIPAEADKLPETEKGKILLDSITFQMRRELNSTFGWSLNDIIFNRFIMDNRAYRQYGVYHATRFLLDLYSSQIAKLGSSDRESEFLYKARINSFAIDPRSFMLPSAEGSYKKGFKLLEDYKKSLDNGTGVFNCRSDDLYASFVAVTGENMLGYALGLLQNAQGMPFYTLDNRIYEVQGIVLVLRDFIHTLYVLYPEIRAKNNEENMASAMSYLTRICDYDPLYITSSFNSGELVLSYLLFAKARLEDIRNSIRM, via the coding sequence ATGAAACTGCCGTCATTGCCGCCGATAGTAAAATTCCAGGTCGTAGTAAAAACCCTGGCCATTCAAGCGGCTATCTTATTGGGCATCTTGTTTCTGCTATGGGGTTTGCAGCGCGCGTATTCAGCCATTGACGCCACGACATTTCCGGATCCGATGCCCATACCCGCCGAGGCGGACAAGCTGCCGGAAACCGAAAAAGGTAAAATCCTGCTGGATTCCATTACCTTTCAGATGCGCCGCGAGTTGAATTCCACCTTTGGCTGGAGCCTCAACGACATCATTTTTAACCGATTCATAATGGACAATCGCGCCTACCGTCAGTATGGCGTATATCACGCCACACGGTTTCTTCTTGACCTCTATTCCAGCCAGATTGCCAAACTGGGCAGCAGCGACCGCGAGAGCGAGTTTTTATACAAGGCGCGCATCAACAGCTTTGCCATTGATCCGCGCAGCTTTATGCTCCCTTCCGCTGAAGGCTCCTACAAAAAGGGCTTCAAATTACTGGAAGATTACAAAAAGTCGTTGGACAACGGCACAGGCGTGTTCAACTGCCGCTCGGATGACCTCTATGCGTCCTTTGTGGCCGTAACTGGCGAAAACATGTTGGGATATGCGTTGGGATTGTTGCAAAACGCACAGGGCATGCCCTTCTACACGTTGGATAACCGTATTTATGAAGTACAGGGCATTGTGCTGGTTCTGCGTGATTTCATCCACACCCTGTATGTGCTGTACCCGGAAATACGGGCCAAAAACAACGAAGAAAACATGGCTTCCGCCATGTCGTACCTGACCCGCATCTGTGACTACGACCCTCTGTACATTACGTCGTCTTTCAACTCCGGGGAGCTGGTTTTGTCGTACCTGCTGTTTGCCAAAGCCCGCCTGGAGGACATCCGCAACAGCATTCGCATGTAA
- a CDS encoding linear amide C-N hydrolase, whose product MIYTPKVFRWVSPVVSLLLVAAIACEPVLACTRTLYVSADGTAVITGRNMDWKEDMGTNLWAFPAGMEKDGAAGSRSVRWVSKYGSVTAAGYDAGTTDGMNEKGLVTSILYLAESDYGPRDPEKPVISIATWAQYVLDNFATVAETVAALKSEPFQIAAPTLPNGAASTMHLAISDVTGDSAIFEYIKGKLVIHHGKDYTVMTNSPSYDQQLALNAYWKEIGGLVFLPGTNRAADRFARAAFFLDAIPKAMDKNYIAAVPGKSFNNQAIASMLSLQRAVSVPLGITTPGQPNISSTIWRSIADQKNLTYYFDSATSPNTFWVSLDKLDLRPGAPVKKLTLQNGAIFSGEASAHFKETAPFAFLPAGQ is encoded by the coding sequence ATGATTTATACCCCAAAAGTATTCAGGTGGGTTTCGCCCGTGGTCAGCTTGCTTCTGGTCGCGGCAATAGCGTGCGAACCGGTGCTGGCCTGCACAAGGACGCTGTACGTCTCTGCTGACGGCACTGCCGTCATTACAGGGCGGAATATGGACTGGAAAGAAGACATGGGCACCAACCTGTGGGCTTTTCCGGCAGGGATGGAAAAAGATGGAGCAGCGGGGAGCCGATCTGTACGCTGGGTGTCCAAGTACGGCAGTGTCACTGCCGCCGGGTATGACGCGGGCACGACGGATGGAATGAATGAAAAGGGGCTTGTGACCAGCATCCTGTATCTGGCGGAGTCAGACTATGGCCCGCGTGATCCTGAAAAGCCCGTCATTTCCATAGCGACATGGGCTCAGTACGTTCTGGACAATTTCGCCACTGTTGCGGAAACAGTGGCCGCGCTCAAGAGTGAACCCTTTCAGATCGCGGCCCCGACACTGCCCAACGGGGCCGCAAGTACAATGCATCTGGCCATTTCAGATGTTACGGGCGACTCGGCCATTTTTGAGTATATCAAGGGCAAACTGGTCATACATCACGGTAAGGACTACACCGTAATGACCAACTCGCCGAGCTATGATCAGCAGCTTGCCCTGAACGCCTACTGGAAGGAGATAGGAGGGCTGGTTTTTTTGCCGGGAACCAACCGCGCGGCTGACCGCTTTGCCCGAGCCGCGTTTTTTCTTGATGCCATTCCCAAGGCTATGGACAAAAACTACATTGCTGCCGTCCCCGGAAAAAGCTTCAATAATCAGGCCATTGCAAGCATGCTCAGTCTTCAGCGCGCGGTCAGCGTGCCTCTTGGCATAACCACCCCCGGCCAGCCCAACATCTCATCAACAATCTGGCGCTCCATAGCTGACCAGAAAAATTTGACCTATTATTTTGATTCTGCCACCAGCCCCAATACCTTCTGGGTTTCTTTGGACAAGCTGGATCTGAGACCGGGAGCCCCAGTGAAAAAGCTGACGCTCCAGAACGGCGCAATCTTTTCCGGAGAAGCTTCGGCGCATTTCAAGGAAACAGCGCCTTTTGCCTTTCTTCCCGCCGGGCAATAA
- a CDS encoding Crp/Fnr family transcriptional regulator, giving the protein MSFIELFNQNECWGKVVRDKARKWEKGWKFSDDAPTMYYVLSGRVRLMALDVCGNEKTLWYLSKGCCFNETIMFGTTPGETHSSTRRMRFYHECTKNCYLHVFSQRDVVELGKKNPELLLNLCQSYAKKVGLLAESLVSLSLESPLTRVCKYLASRIVPGSSPLCARRDISYREMADLLGMHRTSIHKVMRQWQVEGVWDFERNSSEVIILQPDVFFEEASMCQEDAPPQHQV; this is encoded by the coding sequence ATGTCTTTCATCGAACTGTTCAACCAGAATGAATGCTGGGGAAAGGTTGTCAGAGACAAGGCCCGTAAATGGGAAAAGGGCTGGAAGTTTAGCGATGACGCGCCGACAATGTACTATGTTCTCAGCGGCAGAGTGCGCCTGATGGCTCTGGATGTCTGTGGCAATGAGAAAACGCTGTGGTATCTCAGCAAGGGGTGCTGTTTTAATGAAACCATAATGTTCGGCACAACCCCTGGAGAGACCCATTCTTCCACCCGAAGAATGAGATTTTACCATGAATGCACAAAAAATTGCTATCTGCACGTATTCTCGCAACGGGATGTAGTGGAACTGGGAAAAAAGAATCCCGAGCTTTTACTTAATCTTTGCCAAAGTTATGCAAAAAAGGTCGGTCTGCTGGCAGAGTCTCTTGTGTCGCTCAGCCTTGAATCGCCCTTGACCAGAGTGTGCAAGTATCTGGCCTCGCGCATTGTGCCGGGGTCATCGCCACTTTGCGCCCGGCGCGATATTTCCTATCGCGAAATGGCAGATCTGCTGGGCATGCACCGCACTTCAATCCACAAGGTCATGCGCCAGTGGCAGGTTGAAGGCGTGTGGGATTTTGAAAGAAACAGCTCTGAAGTTATTATTTTGCAGCCAGATGTTTTTTTTGAAGAAGCCAGCATGTGTCAGGAAGATGCGCCGCCGCAGCACCAGGTCTGA